The Tachyglossus aculeatus isolate mTacAcu1 unplaced genomic scaffold, mTacAcu1.pri SUPER_30, whole genome shotgun sequence genome has a segment encoding these proteins:
- the LOC119921827 gene encoding uncharacterized protein LOC119921827, whose protein sequence is MNCDKRVHASSHQSPDAQGVGRFHGRRHLSRGDTMLPADCLAVRWDLAPSRLQDAWPRKPPTQLCTERPSQEGMGSLSLGGVLSTGIQKKRKLGPGPSPGLERDRARSLPVRPSCDEDTTQAAKHRCVQVSPLAADGKSLVTPSSKKTGSTPSIRSPVPFQVLPDGEAITVNELEMAFQRFFGSQRSGLEVSTLNWLDGSVLKSDRETNPCLSSLSVQFRARSNPLTDSEDFRLMPVVSSPGSISSHKLRRPRIPRSASVRPRSRRHLCWDY, encoded by the exons atgaatTGTGACAAAAG GGTTCACGCTTCCTCGCATCAGTCTCCGGACGCCCAGGGCGTGGGGCGATTTCATGGAAG ACGTCACCTCAGCAGAGGGGATACGATGCTGCCGGCCGACTGCCTCGCCGTTCGCTGGGATCTCGCTCCCTCCCGGCTGCAGGATGCCTGGCCCCGCAAGCCCCCTACCCAGCTCTGCACCGAGCG GCCCTCtcaggagggcatgggttcgctTTCACTGGGTGGGGTCCTCTCTACTGGGATCCAGAAGAAACGGAAACTGGGCCCAGGGCCCTCCCCCGGACTAGAGAGAGATCGGGCCCGTTCTTTGCCCGTTCGTCCCAGCTGCGATGAGGACACCACCCAGGCTGCCAAGCACCGCTGTGTCCAGGTCTCTCCGCTGGCTGCAG ATGGCAAGAGCCTCGTGACCCCCTCTTCCAAGAAGACTGGCTCCACCCCGTCCATCAGAAGCCCAGTGCCATTCCAG gttCTGCCAGACGGTGAAGCCATCACCGTGAATGAGCTGGAGATGGCCTTCCAGAGATTCTTTGGCTCCCAGCGGTCAGGGCTGGAGGTCTCGACACTGAACTGGTTGGATGGCTCCGTCCTGAAGTCAGACCGGGAGAccaatccctgcctctcctccctttcagTGCAGTTCAGGGCCAGGTCCAATCCACTGACCGACAGTGAGGACTTCCGCCTCATGCCTGTGGTCTCCTCTCCCGGATCCATCTCCAGCCACAAGTTGCGGCGCCCGCGGATTCCCCGAAGTGCCTCGGTCCGACCGAGGTCTCGTCGCCACCTATGCTGGGACTACTGA